The genomic DNA GCCCAAACTGTAATGAAAAAGTTGCTTGGTATAATAATATTCCTATAATATCTTTTTTAATTTTGAAAGCGAAAAGTTCATGTTGTAATAAAAAAATATCTTTTCAGTATTTTACGGTAGAAGTTTTAGCTGCATTAGTGACTTTTGCTCTTTTTATAAAATTTGATTTTACTTTGGAACTATTTTTCTCTGCTATCTTTTTTTATACATTAATTGTTTTATCTTTTATAGATTTTAAATACAAAGCAGTTCCTGATTACTTATTAATTATCTTATTTGTTTTTTCTTTTTTTATAAAAGAGGGTAGTTTCATTGATGCTTTAAAAGCTGCATGTATTTTAAGTGGAGCTTTTGTTTTATTAAATTTTTTAGTGACTTTTTATATTCAAAATATAAAAGCAAGACTTTTTAAAGATGATTCACTAAAAACACAAGAGGCATTAGGAGAAGGAGATATTCCTGTGATTGCTAGTTTTGCAATCATTCTTGGAACTTTAGGTTCCTTTGTTGCTATATTTTTTGCTTCAATTTTTGCTATAATAGCAAGTTTATATTATAGGTACAAAAATAAAGAGTTAGAAATACCATTTATACCATTTTTATCATTAGGCTTTTTATTTGAATACTTTTTTGAGATTACAAAGGTTATTTTTTGAAATTAAAACACTATTTACTTAATCAATTTGCACATACTTTTTTACCTATTTTTTTAGGTCTTTATTTTATTACATCAATTATTTTCTTAGTAAAAATTGCTGCTTTAACATCAGTAATTACAATGAATGTCTTTGAGCTACTTAGATTATACATGTATGTTATTCCAACGATTATTTTTTATACTCTTCCAATATCATTTTTTGTTTCTTTAGTTATTACACTAGGAAAACTATCAAGTGAGTATGAACTTATTGTTATTACTTCCTTTGGATTAAATCCATTAAGAATTTTAAGAATATTTTTACCAATTACTCTAATATTGTCTATCTCTTTGATATTTGTTTCAGTAGGTCTTATTCCTAAAGCAAAGTTTTTAAATGAAAGATTTCTAGACCAAAAACAAAAAGAAGCAAACTTTAATATCAAAGCTTCAGAGTTTGGGCAGAAATTTGGTAAATGGTTAATCTATATTGATGAAAAAAATGATAAAACATATAAAGAAGTAAAACTATTTAAAACAGAAAATGCTAAAGACCAATTTATTATTTCAAAAAGTGCGAAGCTTGTAAATGAAGAGGGTGAACTTAGTTTTAAACTTTATAATGGAAAATCATTTTTAATTGATCAAGAAGAGTTAAATCAAATTGATTATAAAAGGCTTGATATTAATGATTCAGTTTCAAAAAACAATCAAAGTTTTTTTACTGATAGTTATAGTTTCTGGGTTAAAGAACTTAATGCAAATGAGCAAGAAGATAAGTTCTCTTTTTATATTTTAACTTCTCTTTTCCCTTTAATGTCACTATTTCTAGTTGTTGCCTTTGGATATTTCAATCCAAGGTATGATAAGAATAAAGCTGTATCTTATGCAATGGTTTCTGTTGTAGTTTTTTATATTCTTTTAGAACTTTTAACAGATAAATTTTTATTAAATTCACTATTTATATTACCAGTAATTTGGATTATAGGTACGTATTTAGTATATACAAGAACAGTAAAACAACAATATTAAAATGAATGCGAAATTTGTAATATCCTATGATGGAACAAAGTTTCAAGGAAGTCAAACTCAACCAAATGGCTTAAGTGTAGAAGATGCACTACTAAAAGCTTTTAAGCAAATAAATATAGAAACAAAAATTGTTCTT from Arcobacter sp. F155 includes the following:
- a CDS encoding LptF/LptG family permease, giving the protein MKLKHYLLNQFAHTFLPIFLGLYFITSIIFLVKIAALTSVITMNVFELLRLYMYVIPTIIFYTLPISFFVSLVITLGKLSSEYELIVITSFGLNPLRILRIFLPITLILSISLIFVSVGLIPKAKFLNERFLDQKQKEANFNIKASEFGQKFGKWLIYIDEKNDKTYKEVKLFKTENAKDQFIISKSAKLVNEEGELSFKLYNGKSFLIDQEELNQIDYKRLDINDSVSKNNQSFFTDSYSFWVKELNANEQEDKFSFYILTSLFPLMSLFLVVAFGYFNPRYDKNKAVSYAMVSVVVFYILLELLTDKFLLNSLFILPVIWIIGTYLVYTRTVKQQY
- a CDS encoding A24 family peptidase, translating into MELFSFIIGAIFGSFLNVLILRLPQGQSLLTRSSCPNCNEKVAWYNNIPIISFLILKAKSSCCNKKISFQYFTVEVLAALVTFALFIKFDFTLELFFSAIFFYTLIVLSFIDFKYKAVPDYLLIILFVFSFFIKEGSFIDALKAACILSGAFVLLNFLVTFYIQNIKARLFKDDSLKTQEALGEGDIPVIASFAIILGTLGSFVAIFFASIFAIIASLYYRYKNKELEIPFIPFLSLGFLFEYFFEITKVIF